A window of the Bradyrhizobium ottawaense genome harbors these coding sequences:
- a CDS encoding tripartite tricarboxylate transporter substrate-binding protein, with protein MKFVIRVLLALLLSPALPLCAQDFPHRPITMIVPFSAGGPGDVIARLLGNSMGAVLKQTVVIENVVGAGGTLGTNRVAKAEPDGYTLLLMHVGQATAPALYAKLPFDPIGDFAPIGLVTDVPMILVARANYPAKNLQELVAYVRTQGDKVTYGNVGLGSASHLCGLMFMSAIETKLTPIYYKGGGPALNDIIAGHIDVYCDPATGPTPYIQAGTIPGFAITSKKRVPTLPNVPTATEAGLPKFDVTTWYGLYAPRNTPKPVVDALVDALQKALRDPPLVNRFAELSMTPVEPEQATPAALETLLKSETVRWGKIIKDAGIEPQ; from the coding sequence ATGAAGTTTGTAATACGAGTTCTGCTGGCTCTGCTGCTGTCGCCAGCGCTGCCACTATGTGCGCAGGATTTCCCGCACCGGCCGATCACGATGATCGTACCCTTCTCGGCCGGCGGCCCCGGCGACGTCATCGCCCGCCTGCTCGGCAATTCGATGGGGGCTGTGCTGAAGCAGACGGTGGTGATCGAGAACGTCGTCGGCGCCGGCGGCACCCTTGGCACCAACCGGGTCGCCAAGGCGGAGCCGGACGGCTACACGCTGCTGCTGATGCATGTCGGTCAGGCCACGGCGCCCGCGCTCTACGCCAAGCTGCCGTTCGATCCGATCGGCGACTTTGCGCCGATCGGGCTCGTCACCGACGTGCCGATGATCTTGGTAGCTCGGGCAAACTATCCCGCCAAGAACCTGCAGGAACTGGTGGCCTATGTGCGTACCCAGGGCGACAAGGTCACCTACGGCAATGTCGGGCTCGGTTCGGCGTCGCATCTGTGCGGCCTGATGTTCATGAGCGCCATCGAAACCAAGTTGACACCGATCTACTACAAGGGCGGCGGCCCGGCACTGAACGATATCATTGCCGGTCACATCGACGTCTATTGCGATCCGGCGACCGGACCGACGCCCTATATTCAGGCCGGCACCATCCCGGGTTTCGCCATTACCAGCAAGAAACGGGTTCCGACCCTGCCGAACGTGCCGACAGCCACCGAGGCCGGCCTGCCGAAGTTCGACGTCACGACCTGGTATGGACTTTACGCGCCGCGCAATACGCCCAAACCGGTGGTCGATGCGCTGGTCGACGCACTGCAGAAGGCGCTTAGGGATCCGCCGTTGGTCAACCGCTTCGCCGAACTCAGCATGACCCCGGTCGAGCCGGAGCAAGCGACGCCGGCAGCACTCGAAACCCTGCTCAAGAGCGAAACCGTGCGATGGGGCAAGATCATCAAGGACGCCGGCATCGAGCCGCAGTAA
- a CDS encoding 3-hydroxybutyrate dehydrogenase, with amino-acid sequence MLKGRWALVTGATAGLGLAVAESLAGAGANIVLHDLAEPAASGDRLRTQFGVEVVSVAADLSQRSAIETMMAGLLGRIGAVDILVNNAVVRHFSPVEHFPPERWDQALAVNLSAPFHLIRLALPGMKARQWGRIINMASIYSTRAVADRIDYVTTKTAIVGMTRAVAIETTRSGITCNALCPGTLPTPAIQRKIASIAASEGRSIDETTSDYLATRQPTGRFVALEAVGAMAAFLCSPAAQDITGATLPIDGGWSVA; translated from the coding sequence ATGCTGAAGGGCAGATGGGCACTGGTGACGGGGGCTACGGCGGGCCTCGGCCTTGCCGTGGCCGAAAGCCTTGCCGGCGCCGGCGCCAACATCGTCCTGCACGATCTGGCCGAGCCCGCGGCTTCGGGGGATCGTCTCCGCACGCAATTCGGCGTTGAGGTCGTCAGCGTTGCTGCTGACCTGTCGCAGCGTAGCGCGATCGAAACCATGATGGCCGGCCTGCTCGGCCGCATCGGAGCGGTCGACATCCTCGTCAACAACGCCGTGGTGCGGCATTTTTCGCCGGTCGAACACTTCCCGCCGGAGCGATGGGACCAGGCGCTGGCCGTCAACCTGTCGGCGCCGTTCCACCTGATCCGCCTGGCACTGCCAGGCATGAAAGCGCGGCAATGGGGCCGCATCATCAACATGGCTTCGATCTACTCGACCCGCGCCGTCGCCGATCGTATCGACTACGTCACCACCAAGACCGCCATCGTCGGCATGACCCGTGCGGTTGCCATCGAGACGACAAGGAGCGGGATCACCTGCAACGCGCTGTGCCCGGGCACGCTGCCGACGCCGGCCATTCAGAGAAAGATTGCGTCGATCGCGGCCAGCGAAGGCCGCTCGATCGACGAGACGACCAGCGACTATCTGGCAACCAGGCAGCCGACCGGGCGGTTCGTCGCTTTGGAAGCCGTCGGCGCGATGGCCGCCTTTCTGTGCAGTCCGGCCGCGCAGGATATCACCGGGGCCACGCTGCCGATCGATGGCGGATGGTCCGTCGCATGA
- the cobU gene encoding bifunctional adenosylcobinamide kinase/adenosylcobinamide-phosphate guanylyltransferase codes for MGRIILVTGGARSGKSAIAEARALSLAPRAIYIATAEPRDAEMTARIAAHQARRGGNWRTHAEPLDLTGALAATDGQGPRLVDCLTLWLTNLMLGGYDWQAAGRALVAALPAQADPVIFVTNEVGAGIVPDNVLAREFRDAAGTLNQWVAAVADEVTLAVAGLPLKVK; via the coding sequence ATGGGCAGGATCATTCTGGTGACGGGCGGCGCCCGTTCGGGCAAGAGTGCGATCGCCGAGGCGCGCGCGCTCAGCCTCGCGCCGCGCGCCATCTACATCGCCACCGCCGAACCCCGCGATGCCGAGATGACGGCACGGATCGCGGCGCATCAGGCGCGGCGGGGTGGCAACTGGCGCACGCATGCCGAGCCGCTTGATCTGACCGGCGCGCTGGCCGCGACCGACGGGCAGGGGCCCCGGCTGGTCGATTGCCTGACGTTGTGGCTGACCAACCTGATGCTCGGCGGCTATGACTGGCAGGCCGCCGGCCGCGCGCTGGTGGCGGCGCTCCCGGCGCAGGCCGATCCGGTGATCTTCGTCACCAACGAGGTCGGCGCCGGCATCGTGCCTGACAATGTGCTGGCGCGGGAATTTCGCGACGCGGCTGGAACGCTCAATCAATGGGTTGCCGCGGTCGCCGACGAAGTGACCTTGGCGGTGGCCGGACTGCCGCTCAAGGTGAAGTGA
- a CDS encoding TonB-dependent receptor, producing the protein MNSVSHCASRRTSLLYSVALSSVLWPLDAWSQGAPQASRTLDPVVVTNPTPTASPRQSNSSTASRLIRGGKKRAAAAAAAVPSTTVPASPAAPTLTLNQTAGSGSRLNLTRLQTPASVEIINAETIAERGQHSVIDAVTQDATGFTASPAPGNGGLSFNTRGFTGNSTVMTLYDGTRLYVGSGTLTFPFDTWSAQRIEVLRGPASVMYGEGAIGGAINVISKMPLTVQRNEAEVSLDSNMTKRLAVDSGGPINKDVSYRVTAVGNMSDGWVDRDKTSNVAVSAAVRVQASETLAWTLSTDYGDRSPSRYFGTPLINGRVDESLRFKNYNVGDSNIRYRDSWNQLRTEWEVTDSITVHNALYYLNSQRHWRDVESYAWNKTTGLIDRSSYIEIFHNQQQVGDRMDATFRGHVLGMKNEFVAGFDVNRIDFTHTNNSPYSGASSVNPWSFDPGVFLSPIPTVPSFNTATNQYALFAEDRLSLTDQWTLIGGVRQDQPVINRTDLITPANGFVKSFSATSWRVGTVYNPVKDLALYGQYSTAVDPVGNLITLATTQKDFQLSTGKQAEVGIKQSFWQGRGEWTLAGYQIVKNNLLARDPNNPAVTQQIGQQSSRGVEASIGLVLDHGWRIDANTAWLRAKYDDFVQSVNGVAVNYAGNVPVNVPQQVSNIWLTWAFAPNWSVNGGVQIVGKTFADNANTLAHPAYTVVNGGVQWKPDANTTLSLRVYNLFDTIYATSGGTTQWLLGMPRTAELALNVKF; encoded by the coding sequence ATGAACTCCGTCTCCCACTGTGCGTCGCGACGCACGTCTTTGCTGTATTCCGTTGCTCTCTCCTCTGTTCTCTGGCCGCTCGATGCGTGGTCGCAAGGCGCGCCACAAGCGAGCCGGACGCTCGATCCGGTTGTCGTGACCAACCCGACGCCAACGGCAAGCCCGCGCCAGTCGAACAGCTCCACTGCCTCTCGGTTGATCCGCGGAGGAAAGAAGCGCGCGGCCGCAGCCGCTGCGGCAGTGCCGTCGACGACTGTTCCGGCGTCTCCGGCAGCGCCCACGCTGACGTTGAACCAGACCGCAGGCAGCGGCAGCCGCCTCAACCTGACGCGCCTGCAGACGCCCGCAAGCGTCGAGATCATCAACGCCGAGACCATCGCCGAGCGCGGCCAGCATAGCGTCATTGACGCAGTGACCCAGGACGCGACCGGCTTCACGGCGAGCCCTGCGCCCGGCAATGGCGGGCTCTCGTTCAACACCCGCGGCTTCACCGGTAATTCGACGGTCATGACGCTCTACGACGGTACGCGGCTCTATGTCGGCTCCGGCACGCTGACGTTTCCGTTCGACACCTGGTCGGCGCAGCGCATCGAGGTGCTGCGCGGGCCGGCGTCGGTGATGTACGGCGAGGGCGCCATCGGCGGCGCGATCAACGTGATCTCGAAAATGCCGCTCACCGTCCAGCGCAACGAGGCCGAAGTGTCGCTCGATAGCAACATGACCAAACGGCTTGCGGTCGACAGCGGTGGCCCGATCAACAAGGACGTATCCTACCGGGTCACCGCTGTTGGTAACATGTCGGACGGCTGGGTCGATCGCGACAAAACCTCGAACGTCGCGGTATCGGCGGCGGTGCGCGTGCAGGCCTCCGAGACGCTGGCCTGGACGCTGTCCACCGATTACGGCGATCGCAGTCCATCGCGCTATTTCGGCACGCCGCTCATCAACGGCCGGGTCGACGAGTCGCTGCGGTTCAAGAACTACAATGTCGGTGACAGCAACATCCGCTACCGCGACAGCTGGAATCAGCTGCGAACAGAGTGGGAGGTCACCGACAGCATCACGGTCCACAACGCGCTGTATTACCTGAACAGCCAGCGTCACTGGCGCGATGTCGAAAGCTACGCCTGGAACAAGACCACAGGCCTGATCGACCGCAGCTCCTACATCGAGATCTTCCACAACCAGCAGCAGGTCGGCGACCGCATGGACGCGACTTTTCGCGGTCATGTTCTGGGGATGAAGAACGAATTCGTTGCGGGCTTCGACGTCAACCGGATCGATTTCACCCATACCAACAACTCGCCCTATAGCGGCGCGTCGTCGGTCAATCCGTGGTCGTTCGATCCGGGCGTGTTTCTGAGCCCGATCCCGACCGTCCCGTCGTTCAATACCGCCACCAACCAGTACGCTTTGTTCGCCGAGGACCGGCTGTCGCTGACCGATCAGTGGACATTGATCGGCGGCGTGCGCCAGGACCAGCCGGTCATCAACCGCACTGACCTGATCACGCCGGCCAACGGCTTCGTCAAATCGTTCTCGGCGACGAGCTGGCGGGTCGGAACGGTGTACAATCCGGTCAAGGATCTGGCGCTGTACGGACAGTATTCGACGGCGGTTGATCCGGTCGGCAATCTGATTACGCTAGCGACGACCCAGAAGGATTTTCAGCTATCCACCGGCAAACAGGCCGAGGTCGGTATCAAGCAGTCGTTCTGGCAGGGCCGCGGCGAATGGACGCTGGCCGGCTACCAGATCGTGAAGAACAATCTGCTGGCGCGCGATCCGAACAATCCGGCGGTGACCCAGCAGATCGGCCAGCAGTCGTCGCGCGGCGTCGAAGCATCGATCGGACTGGTGCTGGATCACGGCTGGCGCATCGATGCCAACACGGCGTGGCTTCGGGCCAAATACGATGATTTCGTCCAGTCTGTGAATGGCGTCGCCGTCAACTACGCCGGCAACGTTCCCGTCAACGTGCCGCAGCAGGTGTCGAACATCTGGCTGACCTGGGCGTTCGCGCCGAATTGGTCGGTCAATGGCGGCGTTCAGATCGTCGGCAAGACCTTTGCCGACAACGCCAACACGCTGGCGCATCCGGCCTATACCGTGGTCAATGGCGGGGTGCAGTGGAAGCCGGACGCCAACACCACCCTGTCGCTGCGGGTCTACAATCTGTTCGACACGATCTACGCGACCTCGGGTGGCACCACGCAGTGGCTCTTGGGCATGCCGCGCACCGCCGAACTCGCACTCAACGTGAAGTTCTGA
- the serA gene encoding phosphoglycerate dehydrogenase: MHQNRSALPQLSLPKDKIRVLLLEGVNDSAVQLIEQAGYSNLTRLPKALDGEALLEAIKGVHLLGIRSRSQITPEVVEAADRLIAIGCFSVGTNQVDLDAARRSGIPVFNAPFSNTRSVAELVIGEIVILLRRIVSRSNGAHQGRWDKSADDSHEVRGKTLGIIGYGNIGSQLSNLAEAFGMRVVFYDHTDRLRHGNTEPTATLHELLAQSDVVTLHVPETPATNKMIGRDEIRAMKPGAYFINNSRGSVVDLDALAEALREGRLRGAAVDVFPVEPGSNAERFVSPLQGLENVILTPHIGGSTEEAQERIGAEVARKLVDYSDSGSTMGAVNFPQVQLPPRPSGTRFIQVQRNVPGMLGRLNEVLARHAVNIAAQYYETDHDVGYVVLDADASAADSQRVLADIRALEGTIRARLLYEYKA; the protein is encoded by the coding sequence GTGCACCAGAATCGTTCCGCTTTACCCCAACTCTCGCTTCCGAAGGACAAGATCCGGGTCCTGCTGCTCGAGGGCGTCAACGACAGCGCCGTGCAGTTGATCGAGCAGGCCGGCTATTCCAACCTGACGCGGCTGCCCAAGGCGCTCGACGGCGAGGCGCTGCTTGAGGCCATCAAGGGCGTGCACCTGCTCGGCATCCGCTCCCGCAGTCAGATCACCCCTGAAGTTGTCGAGGCCGCGGACCGTCTCATCGCGATCGGCTGCTTCAGCGTCGGCACCAACCAGGTCGATCTTGATGCGGCACGGCGGAGCGGCATTCCCGTGTTCAATGCACCGTTTTCCAACACCCGCAGCGTGGCGGAACTGGTGATCGGGGAGATCGTCATCCTGCTGCGCCGGATCGTCTCGCGCTCCAACGGGGCCCATCAGGGGCGCTGGGACAAGTCCGCCGACGACAGCCATGAGGTGAGGGGCAAGACGCTCGGCATCATCGGCTATGGCAATATCGGCTCGCAGCTTTCGAACCTGGCCGAAGCGTTCGGCATGCGGGTTGTCTTCTACGATCATACCGACAGGCTTCGCCACGGGAACACGGAGCCGACGGCGACCCTGCATGAGCTGCTGGCCCAAAGCGACGTCGTGACGCTGCATGTGCCCGAAACCCCTGCGACCAACAAGATGATCGGGCGCGACGAAATCCGGGCGATGAAACCCGGCGCCTATTTCATCAACAACAGCCGCGGCTCCGTGGTCGATCTCGATGCGCTGGCCGAGGCGCTGCGGGAAGGCAGGCTTCGCGGCGCCGCGGTCGACGTCTTTCCGGTCGAGCCGGGCTCGAACGCGGAGCGGTTCGTATCGCCGCTGCAGGGGCTGGAAAATGTCATCCTGACGCCGCATATCGGCGGTTCGACCGAGGAGGCGCAGGAACGCATCGGCGCCGAGGTCGCCCGCAAGCTGGTCGACTACAGCGATTCCGGCTCGACCATGGGCGCCGTCAATTTCCCCCAGGTCCAGCTGCCGCCGCGGCCATCGGGGACGCGGTTCATTCAGGTGCAGCGCAACGTGCCGGGCATGCTCGGCCGGCTGAACGAAGTGCTGGCGCGCCATGCCGTCAACATCGCCGCGCAATACTACGAGACCGATCACGATGTCGGCTATGTCGTGCTCGACGCCGATGCCTCCGCCGCCGACAGTCAGCGCGTGCTCGCGGACATCCGGGCGCTGGAAGGAACCATTCGCGCCCGGTTGCTCTACGAATACAAGGCGTGA
- a CDS encoding SDR family oxidoreductase, with protein sequence MTDASNRTAVLTGAAGGMGRAITKALLESGRRVVLADRDGNALRQFAAEMGDNTFPVELDITDAKAVDRLPDLIPDAFRPVDILINNAGHDIGGRTRFDAGAADDWSAIIQTNLIGLMRVTRSLLPDMVRRNAGHIVNISSVNAVRIVPDMAAYSASKAGVHMFTETLRGELAETAIRVTEMQPGLTRTNIILTRYRGDREKEKDYFDQFRMALDPADIARSIVFALDQPPHVQIAEMLILPVNRY encoded by the coding sequence ATGACTGATGCTTCGAACCGAACCGCGGTCCTGACCGGTGCCGCCGGCGGCATGGGCCGTGCCATCACCAAGGCACTGCTCGAAAGCGGACGCCGCGTCGTGCTGGCCGACCGCGATGGCAACGCCTTGCGACAGTTCGCGGCCGAAATGGGCGACAACACCTTTCCTGTCGAACTGGATATTACCGACGCCAAGGCCGTCGATCGCCTGCCCGACCTCATTCCGGACGCCTTCAGGCCCGTCGACATCCTCATCAACAATGCCGGCCACGATATCGGCGGCCGGACGCGGTTCGATGCGGGCGCGGCTGACGATTGGTCCGCCATCATCCAGACCAACCTGATCGGCCTGATGCGAGTGACTCGCAGTCTGCTGCCCGACATGGTCAGGCGCAACGCCGGCCACATCGTCAACATCAGTTCGGTCAACGCCGTTCGTATCGTGCCTGATATGGCCGCCTACAGCGCCAGCAAGGCCGGCGTTCACATGTTCACCGAGACGCTGCGGGGAGAACTCGCCGAAACCGCGATCCGAGTCACCGAGATGCAGCCCGGCCTGACCCGGACCAACATCATCCTGACCCGCTACCGGGGCGACCGGGAGAAGGAAAAGGACTATTTCGACCAGTTCAGGATGGCGCTCGATCCGGCCGATATCGCCAGGTCGATCGTGTTCGCGCTGGACCAGCCACCCCATGTTCAGATTGCGGAGATGCTGATTCTGCCCGTAAATCGCTATTGA
- a CDS encoding ABC transporter substrate-binding protein, producing MTKITKAALTRRSLLAGASAGLIASRAWAQQPSEVKVGLLVPVSGLYARPGTVMREGAEMAVDHINAQGGIKSLGGAKLKLVVLDSGDTTEKAKNAAQRMVAQETDLVAASGAYLSSFTLAVTEVTERASLPVLTLSYSDQITDRGFKYVFQTSATAGSQAKQALPQIVKLAETASGKKPKTVAIVTDNTAASVSSAKAMRDGLLAENGLQLIVDETFTPPLADATSLVQKLRSAKPDLLFFLPTVISDAKLLLEKMNEFGLGQGKLPTISFGIAIAEPDMLQTVSPELLQGLLTCVASWGAKGHEALIAELKTRYKEPWMTQNAISTYGDMWVIKDALEKAGKADRVAVADALRSMDAGPSKYYPLGEIKFDEKGRRVGAGMTIVQWQAGVPVTVFPPQLALAQPFWPKN from the coding sequence ATGACAAAAATTACTAAGGCCGCATTGACGCGGCGCAGCCTGCTGGCCGGCGCGTCCGCCGGGCTGATCGCTTCTCGCGCGTGGGCCCAGCAGCCTTCCGAGGTCAAGGTCGGATTGCTGGTGCCGGTTTCCGGACTTTATGCGCGCCCAGGCACGGTCATGCGCGAGGGCGCCGAGATGGCGGTGGACCACATCAACGCGCAGGGAGGCATCAAGTCGCTCGGCGGCGCCAAGCTGAAGCTGGTCGTACTCGACTCCGGCGATACCACGGAGAAGGCCAAGAACGCTGCGCAACGCATGGTCGCCCAGGAAACCGATCTGGTGGCCGCGAGCGGCGCCTATCTGAGTTCGTTCACGCTGGCCGTCACGGAAGTGACGGAACGGGCCAGCCTTCCGGTCCTGACCCTCTCCTACTCCGACCAGATTACCGATCGCGGTTTCAAATATGTCTTCCAGACCTCGGCAACGGCGGGATCGCAGGCAAAACAGGCGCTGCCGCAGATCGTGAAACTGGCGGAAACGGCTTCCGGCAAAAAGCCCAAGACGGTTGCGATCGTCACCGACAACACCGCAGCATCGGTGTCGTCGGCCAAGGCGATGCGCGACGGCCTGCTTGCCGAAAATGGCCTTCAACTGATCGTCGATGAAACCTTCACCCCGCCGTTGGCCGACGCCACCTCGCTGGTCCAGAAACTGCGGTCGGCCAAACCTGATTTGCTGTTCTTCCTGCCGACCGTGATCTCCGACGCCAAGCTGCTGCTTGAGAAGATGAACGAGTTCGGCCTTGGACAAGGCAAGCTTCCGACCATCTCGTTCGGGATCGCGATCGCCGAGCCCGACATGCTGCAGACCGTCAGCCCGGAATTGCTGCAGGGCTTGCTCACCTGTGTCGCGAGCTGGGGCGCCAAGGGCCATGAGGCGCTGATTGCCGAACTCAAGACCCGCTACAAGGAGCCGTGGATGACGCAGAATGCGATTTCCACCTATGGCGACATGTGGGTGATCAAGGACGCGCTGGAAAAGGCCGGCAAGGCCGACCGCGTCGCGGTCGCCGACGCCCTGCGCTCCATGGATGCCGGCCCGTCGAAATATTACCCGCTCGGCGAAATCAAGTTCGACGAAAAAGGCCGCCGCGTCGGCGCCGGCATGACCATCGTGCAGTGGCAGGCCGGCGTGCCGGTCACGGTGTTTCCCCCACAACTGGCGCTAGCGCAGCCGTTCTGGCCCAAAAACTGA
- a CDS encoding GntR family transcriptional regulator gives MDKRAELQSTLRIEDVPTVRSMVAQKLREAIMSGTLKPGQRLIERELCEMTGVSRPSIREALRALEADGLVNTVPHRGPVVSTISLEEAKQLYAARAVLEGFAGRECARLHDPAVVRRIGDALTKLKAAFAAGDLMTALEAKTEFYAALIGGCQNSFIERMLRPLHDRITLLRITSMSQPKRINKSLREVTAIWRAIQNGDPDLAEKCCVDHINAAAVAALSMIASNEKAAANE, from the coding sequence ATGGACAAACGCGCTGAATTGCAATCCACGCTACGGATCGAGGACGTTCCAACCGTCCGCTCGATGGTCGCGCAGAAGCTACGCGAGGCGATCATGTCCGGAACGCTGAAACCCGGCCAGCGGCTGATCGAACGCGAGCTGTGCGAGATGACCGGCGTCAGCCGGCCCTCGATTCGCGAGGCGCTGCGGGCGCTGGAAGCCGATGGGCTCGTCAATACCGTCCCGCATCGCGGTCCGGTCGTCAGCACCATCAGCCTCGAGGAAGCCAAACAGCTCTATGCCGCGCGTGCCGTGCTGGAAGGATTTGCCGGACGCGAATGCGCCCGGCTGCACGATCCCGCCGTCGTTCGCCGGATCGGCGACGCGCTCACCAAATTGAAGGCGGCGTTCGCCGCAGGCGATCTGATGACGGCGCTCGAGGCCAAGACCGAATTCTACGCGGCGCTGATCGGAGGCTGCCAGAATTCCTTCATCGAGCGAATGCTGAGGCCGCTGCATGACCGGATCACGCTCTTGCGAATTACCTCGATGTCGCAGCCGAAGCGGATCAACAAGAGCCTGCGCGAAGTGACCGCAATCTGGCGTGCCATTCAGAACGGCGACCCCGACCTCGCCGAGAAGTGTTGCGTCGATCACATCAATGCGGCCGCCGTCGCTGCGCTCAGCATGATCGCGTCGAACGAAAAGGCCGCCGCGAACGAATAG
- a CDS encoding PepSY domain-containing protein has product MIRRRIMRRLRRWLYVVHRWIGIGTCLLFAMWFMSGVVMMYVAFPQLTDTERWAALPPIAWDKVQVSPDRAMAAAGFKRYPRDLRLAMLNEEPVYRLLGWDGERKTISAIDGQAVDHVSSEQALAVARHHPNAVRPELKETVERDQWSVTARFDPLRPLYLVSLGDPDGTELYISSRTGEIALDTTRTERVWNWLGSIPHWIYPTVLRKDGATWRLVVLWISGICMVTAVTGFWIGILRVRLRRRYASGAVTPYRGWMAWHHIAGLIGGVFVLTWMFSGWLSLNPGELFAGRGTAREAAVRYGGSEGPHMPAEFLSKVRSDETRLAAVEARFVWLGGQPLAILTGRDGGRRTLDPATGNAAPVSEARIFEAARLIMPNAALTMRQRLEVPDAYWYSHHQQRLLPVLRVGFDDDAYTWFHIDPTTGDILGRTDDSRRTYRWLFNALHSFDFALLLRYRPAWDAVVWLLSLAGLIVSVSGVVIGWRRLRQ; this is encoded by the coding sequence ATGATTCGGCGCCGGATCATGCGACGGCTGCGGCGATGGCTCTATGTCGTCCATCGCTGGATCGGTATCGGCACGTGTCTGTTGTTCGCGATGTGGTTCATGTCAGGCGTCGTCATGATGTACGTGGCGTTTCCGCAGCTCACCGACACCGAGCGATGGGCGGCGTTGCCGCCGATCGCATGGGACAAGGTGCAGGTGAGCCCGGATCGCGCCATGGCCGCCGCCGGCTTCAAGCGCTATCCGCGCGATCTCCGGCTCGCGATGCTGAACGAGGAGCCGGTCTACCGGCTGCTCGGCTGGGATGGCGAGCGCAAGACCATATCGGCGATCGACGGCCAGGCTGTCGATCACGTCAGCTCTGAACAGGCGCTTGCGGTCGCACGGCATCATCCCAACGCCGTGCGGCCCGAACTGAAGGAAACGGTGGAGCGCGATCAATGGAGCGTCACCGCGCGGTTCGATCCGCTGCGGCCGCTTTATCTGGTTTCGCTCGGCGATCCCGACGGGACCGAGCTCTATATCTCCTCGCGCACTGGCGAGATCGCGCTCGACACTACGCGAACGGAGCGGGTCTGGAACTGGCTCGGATCGATCCCGCACTGGATCTACCCGACGGTCCTGCGCAAGGACGGCGCCACCTGGCGGCTGGTGGTGCTGTGGATATCCGGCATCTGCATGGTGACCGCCGTGACCGGATTCTGGATCGGCATTTTGCGTGTGCGGCTGCGCCGTCGCTACGCCAGCGGCGCGGTCACGCCGTATCGCGGCTGGATGGCCTGGCACCACATCGCGGGGCTGATCGGCGGCGTCTTCGTCCTGACCTGGATGTTCAGCGGCTGGCTATCGCTGAATCCCGGCGAATTGTTTGCCGGACGGGGAACGGCGCGTGAGGCGGCGGTTCGCTATGGCGGCAGCGAGGGCCCGCACATGCCGGCCGAGTTTCTGTCGAAGGTAAGATCAGACGAAACCCGGCTTGCAGCCGTCGAAGCGCGCTTTGTCTGGCTCGGAGGCCAGCCGCTCGCAATACTGACTGGCCGCGATGGCGGACGTCGTACGCTCGACCCGGCAACGGGCAACGCAGCACCGGTGTCCGAAGCGCGTATTTTTGAGGCCGCGCGCCTGATAATGCCGAACGCGGCCCTGACGATGCGGCAGCGGCTCGAAGTGCCCGACGCCTACTGGTATTCGCATCACCAGCAACGGCTGTTGCCGGTGCTGCGGGTAGGTTTTGACGACGACGCGTACACCTGGTTTCACATCGACCCCACGACGGGCGATATATTGGGCCGCACCGATGACAGCCGGCGGACTTACCGCTGGCTGTTCAATGCGCTCCACAGTTTTGATTTTGCGCTGCTGCTGCGCTATCGGCCAGCGTGGGACGCCGTGGTGTGGTTGCTGTCGCTGGCTGGATTGATCGTCTCGGTGAGCGGCGTCGTGATCGGCTGGCGGCGTTTGCGGCAATAG
- the pcaC gene encoding 4-carboxymuconolactone decarboxylase codes for MDKTTYDRGLQIRKSVLGDAFVDKAIASADDFNRPMQDLTTEYCWGYVWGRDGLTHKTRSFLNLAMLCALNRPQELKTHVRGALTNGATREEIREVFMQVAIYCGVPAGVDAFRNAKEVFAELDKK; via the coding sequence ATGGACAAGACCACCTACGATCGCGGCCTCCAGATCCGCAAGAGCGTCCTTGGCGATGCGTTCGTCGACAAGGCGATCGCTTCCGCCGACGACTTCAACCGCCCGATGCAGGATCTCACGACCGAATACTGCTGGGGCTACGTCTGGGGCCGCGACGGCCTCACGCACAAGACGCGCAGCTTTCTCAACCTCGCCATGCTCTGCGCGCTGAACCGGCCGCAGGAACTCAAGACCCACGTCCGGGGCGCGCTGACCAACGGCGCCACGCGCGAGGAAATCCGCGAAGTGTTCATGCAGGTCGCGATCTATTGCGGCGTGCCGGCGGGCGTCGACGCCTTCCGTAACGCCAAGGAAGTGTTCGCCGAACTGGACAAGAAATAG